One region of Parambassis ranga chromosome 12, fParRan2.1, whole genome shotgun sequence genomic DNA includes:
- the f2rl1.2 gene encoding coagulation factor II (thrombin) receptor-like 1, tandem duplicate 2, which produces MDLTRTLTLLLPLICAVSARNNSRGRGFFGVVDPLNSDLVTVDEATKDALQSRLTTVFFPVLYIFVFLVGLPANGMAIWVFLFRTKKKHPSSIYMANLALADLLFVIWLPLKIDYHFKGNDWVYGEPLCKVLISFFYGNMYGSVLFIACLSVQRYWVVAHPLSHQRKNNKVAICVCAAIWAFIWLTTTPLYLYDHTAKLKEPNVTTCHDVSVIHDPNNPYASVYLPFYYFIFMGLVVFLVPCVVIIVAYILLLRALGNNMADSTAAKNRHKAVVLIILVLVTFLVCFMPSNIMLVIHYSLLKDGIRTNGYGFYVSTLCLASLNSCLDPFIYYFVSEEFRGHVKNTLLCRSSRTVERMRVSFSSMNYSKKSKAYVSDSGNTQSSTC; this is translated from the exons ATGGATCTGACGCGGACCCtgacgctgctgctgccgctgatCTGCGCAGTTTCAGCCAGAAACAATA gtaGAGGTCGGGGTTTTTTCGGAGTAGTGGACCCTCTGAACTCAGACCTCGTCACTGTGGATGAAGCAACCAAAGACGCCCTGCAGAGCCGCCTCACCACCGTCTTCTTCCCCGTCCTCTACATCTTCGTGTTCCTGGTGGGACTTCCCGCCAACGGCATGGCCATCTGGGTCTTCCTCTTCAGGACCAAGAAGAAGCACCCGTCGTCCATCTACATGGCCAACCTGGCGCTGGCCGACCTCCTCTTCGTCATCTGGCTGCCGCTGAAGATCGACTATCATTTCAAGGGGAACGACTGGGTGTACGGCGAGCCGCTGTGCAAAGTGCTGATCAGCTTCTTCTACGGGAACATGTACGGCTCCGTGCTGTTCATCGCCTGCCTCAGCGTGCAGCGGTACTGGGTCGTGGCTCACCCACTGTCCCACCAGAGGAAGAACAACAAGGTCGCCATCTGCGTCTGCGCGGCAATCTGGGCTTTCATCTGGCTCACCACCACGCCGCTGTACCTGTACGACCACACGGCCAAGCTCAAGGAACCCAACGTGACCACGTGCCACGATGTCAGCGTCATACACGACCCCAACAACCCGTACGCCTCCGTGTACCTGCCTTTCTACTACTTCATCTTCATGGGCCTGGTGGTGTTCCTCGTCCCGTGCGTGGTCATCATTGTGGCGTACATTCTTCTGCTCAGGGCGCTAGGGAACAACATGGCGGACAGCACGGCGGCGAAGAACCGCCACAAGGCCGTGGTGTTGATCATCCTGGTGCTGGTGACGTTCTTGGTGTGCTTCATGCCCAGCAACATCATGCTGGTCATCCACTACTCTCTGCTGAAGGACGGCATAAGAACCAACGGCTACGGCTTCTACGTGTCCACGCTGTGTCTGGCCAGTCTCAACAGCTGCCTGGACCCGTTCATCTACTACTTTGTGTCGGAGGAGTTCAGGGGTCACGTGAAGAACACGCTGCTGTGTCGCAgcagcaggactgtggagaGGATGAGGGTGTCCTTCAGCTCCATGAACTACTCCAAGAAGAGCAAGGCGTACGTGTCGGATTCGgggaacacacagagcagcacctgTTAG
- the ch25hl2 gene encoding cholesterol 25-hydroxylase-like protein 2 — protein MSTRRLLRTESLSWMSEVGNVTGGQFQDLVLQPFWDYLQQNHHDFLRSPLFPVFLSVSTYFILVGLYTVLDLLAPTWPSINRYRLHPDRPVTWPNIWTTLGVTMYNHLLYVFPAAVAQWLWRPPTPLPREAPTLLSFFLGILGCMVVFDFQYYLWHLLHHRIPWLYRTFHAVHHQYNQPFSLVTQYLSGWELFSVGFWATVDPILLQCHCLTTWSFMVFNVYVSTEDHCGYDFPWSVHNLVPFGLWGGAPKHDAHHQRPGTNFAPFFSHWDWLAGTHTVPTASSLTAAGEPDEIKGRKD, from the coding sequence ATGAGCACAAGGAGGTTACTCAGAACTGAGTCTTTATCCTGGATGTCTGAGGTGGGCAATGTAACTGGGGGCCAGTTCCAGGACTTGGTCCTCCAACCTTTTTGGGACTACCTTCAGCAGAACCACCACGACTTTCTAAGGAGCCCCCTGTTCCCtgtgttcctctctgtctccacctaCTTCATCCTGGTTGGTCTGTACACCGTGCTGGACCTGTTGGCTCCCACCTGGCCCTCCATCAACCGTTATAGGCTCCATCCTGACAGACCGGTCACCTGGCCAAACATCTGGACAACCCTGGGTGTCACCATGTACAACCACCTGCTCTATGTCTTTCCTGCGGCGGTGGCCCAGTGGCTCTGGAGGCCACCCACTCCTCTCCCCCGTGAAGCACCCACTCTGCTGAGCTTCTTCCTTGGAATCCTAGGATGCATGGTGGTCTTTGACTTCCAGTATTACCTGTGGCACCTGCTGCACCACCGCATCCCCTGGCTGTACCGCACCTTCCACGCTGTGCACCACCAGTACAATCAGCCTTTCAGCCTGGTCACCCAGTACCTGTCCGGTTGGGAGCTGTTCAGTGTCGGCTTCTGGGCGACGGTGGACCCGATCTTGCTGCAGTGCCACTGCCTCACCACATGGAGCTTCATGGTCTTCAACGTCTATGTTTCCACTGAGGACCACTGCGGCTATGACTTCCCCTGGTCCGTGCACAACTTGGTGCCCTTTGGCCTCTGGGGCGGCGCACCTAAGCACGATGCTCACCATCAGCGTCCTGGCACCAACTTTGCCCCTTTCTTCTCTCACTGGGACTGGCTGGCAGGCACACACACGGTGCCAACCGCctccagcctcactgctgccggAGAGCCAGACGAGATAAAAGGCAGAAAAGACTAA